In a genomic window of Occallatibacter riparius:
- a CDS encoding ArnT family glycosyltransferase — MRQTSYKRWAYAAWLVLIIAFAVSHYIHLEADFPNHSPWIEDWAKYTDEGWYGNAAVRAHLTGHWYVPGDFNPAPAVPVWPFLEWIVFAFTGVNIVAARSLSVSFFVLELILGYLLLRTRGPRWMALLAVTLAVTSPFLYAFSRLAILEPMLVTFLLAGLNLAVRLPRFRRPVLVSIVIGVLFTLMLLTKTTAVFLFPALGWAILAALWPDRRKAVICSVAAAASAALSFGAWMALIIHAGVLRDYRYLFFINKYIKPTEWYWPLLSLWWSIKGGLWADHILIPLAGIVVLLVLALALRRGASRRLWADPVFGAPVLALAGYILFMTYQNHPQPRYYVVVALFAFFVIALGAEALVTSGAGIKKTPPGSVLKGHDFSRAEKPLQMAGLQPLREGWPRLAGITIVAATALATAFNALSTAQYLAHPEYTFVNAARNLTRYIDQHPNGNRLLVSISADEISMITHLPSLCDDFGTQDLSDKLPVYQPGWWATWNDIDPGTLEDLHIHYSLEQVAVFAAMDHSERNQLVLFKLHPLSPGEKREYSPDLQVPLPGDKIEIPYD; from the coding sequence TTGCGCCAGACTTCCTACAAACGCTGGGCCTACGCCGCCTGGCTCGTCCTCATCATCGCCTTCGCCGTCTCCCATTACATTCATCTCGAAGCCGATTTCCCCAACCACTCCCCCTGGATCGAAGACTGGGCCAAGTACACCGACGAAGGCTGGTACGGCAACGCCGCCGTCCGCGCCCACCTCACCGGCCACTGGTACGTCCCCGGCGATTTCAACCCCGCCCCCGCCGTGCCCGTCTGGCCCTTCCTTGAGTGGATCGTCTTCGCCTTCACCGGCGTCAACATCGTCGCGGCCCGCTCCCTCTCCGTCTCCTTCTTCGTACTCGAACTGATCCTCGGCTACCTGCTCCTCCGCACCCGGGGCCCCCGCTGGATGGCCCTCCTGGCCGTCACCCTCGCCGTCACCAGCCCCTTCCTCTACGCCTTCAGCCGCCTGGCCATTCTTGAGCCCATGCTGGTCACGTTCCTGCTCGCCGGACTCAACCTCGCCGTGCGCCTCCCCCGCTTCCGCCGCCCCGTCCTGGTCAGCATCGTCATCGGCGTCCTGTTCACGCTGATGCTGCTCACCAAGACCACCGCTGTCTTCCTGTTCCCCGCTCTAGGCTGGGCCATCCTCGCCGCCCTCTGGCCCGACCGCCGCAAGGCCGTCATCTGCTCAGTCGCCGCCGCAGCCTCCGCCGCCCTCTCCTTCGGCGCGTGGATGGCCCTCATCATCCACGCCGGCGTCCTCCGCGACTACCGCTACCTCTTCTTCATCAACAAGTACATAAAGCCCACCGAATGGTACTGGCCTCTGCTCAGCCTCTGGTGGTCCATCAAGGGCGGACTCTGGGCCGACCACATCCTCATCCCCCTCGCCGGCATCGTCGTCTTACTTGTGCTCGCTCTCGCCCTGCGTCGTGGCGCATCCCGCCGCCTCTGGGCCGACCCCGTCTTCGGCGCACCCGTCCTCGCCCTCGCCGGCTACATCCTCTTCATGACCTACCAGAACCACCCGCAGCCCCGCTACTACGTGGTGGTCGCCCTTTTCGCCTTTTTCGTAATCGCCCTCGGCGCCGAAGCCCTCGTCACATCCGGCGCAGGTATTAAGAAAACTCCGCCTGGCTCGGTCTTGAAGGGGCACGACTTCAGTCGTGCCGAAAAGCCGCTTCAAATGGCGGGGCTTCAGCCCCTGAGGGAAGGTTGGCCGCGCCTGGCCGGCATCACCATCGTCGCCGCCACGGCCCTCGCGACCGCATTCAACGCCCTCTCGACCGCCCAGTACCTCGCCCATCCCGAATACACCTTCGTCAATGCCGCCCGCAACCTCACCCGCTACATCGACCAGCACCCCAACGGCAATCGCCTGCTCGTCTCCATCAGCGCCGACGAGATCTCGATGATCACCCACCTCCCCTCCCTCTGCGATGACTTCGGCACCCAGGACCTCTCCGACAAGCTCCCCGTCTACCAACCCGGCTGGTGGGCCACCTGGAACGACATCGACCCCGGCACCCTCGAAGACCTCCACATCCACTACTCGCTCGAGCAGGTCGCCGTATTCGCCGCCATGGACCACTCCGAACGCAACCAGCTCGTCCTCTTCAAGCTCCACCCCCTCTCCCCCGGCGAGAAGCGCGAATACAGCCCCGACCTCCAGGTCCCCCTACCCGGCGACAAAATCGAAATCCCCTACGATTAA
- a CDS encoding IS110 family RNA-guided transposase: MTQMVCGVDVASESLEVRIGQQGAAGSFPNTPEGIMALGAFCQAHQVEMVAMEATGGYEQLAFAQLSEQGLAVAIVNPRAVRQFAQSMGSLEKTDRIDAAMIAWYAEVKKPQPACLTPPGQQQLRALVTRLRQLTDVRTAQRNQQRLVTDRAVQVSFAKLLAFVARQIRDLEQRIARLIEQDPLWRELNQAFRTIKGVADRTVARLMAEMPEIGLLSNKTVSKLAGLAPLANDSGKQQGKRAVRGGRAAVRDILYLVAGVAGRFEPDFTAFQQRLRAAGKPPKVVRIALAHKLLVRLNAKAREVRCRLALQTTSSRACA, translated from the coding sequence GTGACACAGATGGTTTGTGGCGTAGATGTTGCTTCCGAGTCCCTGGAAGTTCGCATTGGCCAGCAGGGTGCGGCAGGGTCTTTCCCCAACACCCCCGAAGGGATTATGGCGCTGGGCGCCTTTTGCCAGGCACATCAGGTTGAAATGGTGGCCATGGAAGCCACCGGCGGGTACGAACAACTGGCGTTTGCGCAGCTATCGGAACAAGGCCTTGCGGTGGCCATCGTGAACCCGCGCGCGGTGCGCCAGTTCGCTCAGAGCATGGGCTCACTGGAGAAGACCGATCGCATCGACGCCGCCATGATCGCCTGGTACGCCGAAGTGAAGAAGCCGCAGCCAGCCTGCCTGACGCCGCCCGGCCAGCAGCAGTTGCGGGCGCTGGTCACGCGTCTTCGCCAGCTGACCGATGTGCGTACGGCGCAACGCAACCAGCAGCGGTTGGTTACCGATCGCGCCGTGCAGGTTTCCTTCGCCAAGTTGCTGGCCTTCGTTGCCCGCCAGATCCGCGATCTGGAGCAGCGCATCGCCAGGCTGATCGAGCAGGACCCGCTGTGGCGGGAACTCAACCAGGCATTTCGCACCATCAAAGGCGTGGCCGACCGCACCGTGGCGCGGTTGATGGCGGAGATGCCGGAGATCGGCCTGCTGTCCAACAAGACCGTCTCCAAACTGGCCGGGCTGGCTCCTTTGGCCAACGACTCGGGAAAGCAGCAGGGCAAACGCGCGGTGCGGGGAGGACGCGCCGCGGTGCGCGACATCCTCTACCTCGTGGCTGGTGTGGCGGGCCGCTTCGAGCCGGACTTCACCGCCTTTCAGCAGCGCCTCCGCGCGGCCGGCAAGCCGCCCAAGGTCGTCCGCATTGCGCTCGCCCACAAGCTGCTGGTGCGGCTCAACGCCAAGGCCCGCGAGGTGCGCTGTCGGCTGGCGCTTCAGACCACTTCCTCCCGGGCTTGCGCCTGA
- a CDS encoding ABC transporter permease: MNKLIVANLLHRPLRSIISILAVAIEVIMILSIVGIFMGMLNDQKQRTNGIGADLIMRGSNASNMNGAGPVSMPVKFVDVLRKIPHVTVVSPAALQLITSTSGVEIQFGIDYPSYNALRPFTFVAGTPFKGPDDVIVDDVLAAKVNPATGKPYTLGDTLSIFNTDFHICGIVQHGKGGRKLIPIETMGQLINNPGKASNFYLKLDDPANAQSVIDAIHNTRGLQNYPVETMDEWLSEMTPEKLPGFNLALNSVTVIAVVVGFLVIFQTMYTAVLERTREIGILKSMGASKPEIVSVVLRETAILAVVGVILGIAGSYGVRVAMLHATTLQFQIPSRWLLQGAFIAFAGSILGALYPAWMAARKDPIDALAYE; this comes from the coding sequence ATGAACAAGCTCATCGTCGCCAATCTGCTGCACCGCCCCCTGCGCTCCATCATCAGCATCCTTGCCGTCGCCATTGAGGTCATCATGATCCTCTCCATCGTCGGCATCTTCATGGGCATGCTCAATGACCAGAAGCAGCGCACCAACGGCATCGGCGCCGACCTCATCATGCGCGGCTCCAACGCCAGCAACATGAACGGCGCCGGACCCGTCTCCATGCCTGTCAAATTCGTCGACGTACTCCGCAAAATCCCCCACGTCACCGTCGTCTCTCCCGCCGCCCTCCAGCTCATCACCTCCACCAGCGGCGTAGAAATCCAGTTCGGCATCGACTACCCTTCCTACAACGCCCTTCGCCCCTTCACCTTCGTAGCCGGAACCCCCTTCAAAGGCCCCGACGACGTCATCGTCGACGACGTCCTGGCCGCTAAGGTCAATCCCGCCACCGGCAAGCCCTACACGCTCGGCGACACCCTCTCCATCTTCAACACCGACTTCCATATCTGCGGCATCGTCCAGCACGGCAAAGGCGGCCGCAAGCTCATTCCCATCGAAACCATGGGCCAGCTCATCAACAACCCCGGCAAGGCCTCCAACTTCTACCTCAAGCTCGACGACCCCGCCAACGCCCAGTCCGTCATCGACGCCATCCATAACACCCGCGGCCTCCAGAACTATCCCGTCGAAACCATGGACGAGTGGCTCAGCGAGATGACCCCCGAGAAACTCCCCGGCTTCAACCTCGCCCTCAACTCCGTCACCGTCATCGCAGTCGTCGTCGGTTTCCTCGTCATCTTCCAGACCATGTACACCGCCGTCCTCGAGCGCACCCGCGAAATCGGCATCCTCAAATCCATGGGCGCCTCTAAGCCGGAGATCGTCTCCGTCGTCCTTCGCGAAACCGCCATCCTCGCCGTCGTCGGCGTCATTCTCGGCATCGCCGGCTCCTATGGCGTGCGTGTGGCTATGCTCCACGCCACCACGCTCCAGTTCCAGATCCCCAGCCGGTGGCTCCTCCAAGGCGCCTTCATCGCCTTCGCCGGTTCCATCCTCGGTGCCCTCTACCCCGCCTGGATGGCCGCCAGAAAAGACCCCATCGACGCCCTCGCCTACGAATAG